A window of Agelaius phoeniceus isolate bAgePho1 chromosome 25, bAgePho1.hap1, whole genome shotgun sequence genomic DNA:
GAGGGGCCCCggggacagggctgtccccagcccaccccGCTCAGCACCCTGGGTGGGTGGCAGGGCACCAacgctccctccctcccccccggCCTTTGTCAGGGCTGCCTCATTAAAGCTCATTAGGAATGTGCTAATGAGGAGCGGGGGCGGGAAGAAGGGAGCCGCGGGGCTCCTTTACCCTGGGAACAGCAccaggctgagctcctgccCCAAACCAACCCAGCCACACTGGGGACTGGGTCCCATGGGGCAGGGACCCCCCTTGGGGCAGGGATCCCCCCTCACCTGACACCCACCAACCCCCTGGCCACAGGTGGGGGGCACTAAGGTGACCCCCAACACCACAAGGCCTGTGGGGGCTCAGGGTGCCACATCTAAAAATGATTTATTGCCTTGGGGGGCGTCATGCCAGTGGTGCTGTCCCCCCCCCAAGGGTGGAGggtgctggaggggctgggTTAGGACTCCCCCCACCCTCTGAGCCCCGAGCTGAGCTCCTACAAGTTCTTGTTGCCCCACTTGGCCATTTTGTTGTTGATGGGCATCTTCTGGAAACGGCTGGACTTCAAGTAGGCAGCCACCTTctccagagcctggggacacacacagagggtCAGGGGTGCCCCCACCACGGCAGCCCCACCCAGGGGTGACTTCGGGGTGCCCCTGCTCACCCCAAAGCGCTCCACAAAGTCCTTGAGATTCTTGAAGGGCTCCAGGCACTTGGGCTCAAAGATGCGGTTCTGATCCAGCACGTCGAACATGAGGAAGTCCACGAAGGTCAgctggggacatcggggggacACAGTGAGGACaaaccccctccccagcccctcagccccctcaggagccctggcagtACCTTCTCCCCTGCAAACCACTTTCTGTCCCCCAGGAAGTTGGAGAAGAGCTTCAGTTTCCCCGGGAGCTGCTCCAGGTAGCCCGGCTTGAGCTTCTCctgagggaggagggaaggggtgAGGATGGGCAGCCCCAGACTGCCACCCTGGGGAGCACCCTCCCAATCTGGggtccccagtgctggcacGGGGTCCCCCAGCCTGCAGGACACTCACAAAGTCAGGGTTGTAGCAGACCATGACAAGGCTCATGCGGAAATCCATGATCTGGTTCTCCAGCATGTCCACACGCAGGATCTCCTCCTCTGTCTCACCACCTGCACAGGGGGGTCAGCACTGGGGGCCCAAACCCTCCCtgaccccagccccactcctgtCTGTGGGTCCCTTTAAGCTCCAACCTGCACCCCagtccagctccagccccaaacCAAGCCCAACTGAATCCCAATTCAATTCCAGCCCTACTCCAATCCCAACTCCAACCAAACTCCAATTCCAGCTCCCAACCCAACCCTAAGACTAACCCTACTCCAACCTCAACTCAATTCCAACCCTACTCCAACCCCAACTTCAATCCAACTCCAACCTCACTCCAAGCCCAAACTTAATCCAACTCCAGCCCCACTCCAAACCCAGTTTTAATCCCACTCCAATCCCACTCCAGCCCAACTCCAAACCCACTCCAACCCTAAATTTAATCCAACTCCAGCCCCACTCCAATCCCAAATTTAATCCAAATTCCAAGCCCACTCCAGTCCCACTCCAATCTCAGTTTTAATCCCACTCCAACCCCCACTCCAATCCCACTCCAGCCCTAACTCCAAACCCACTCCAATCCCAAATTTAACCCCAACTCCAATCCCACTCCAAGCCCATTCCAGCCTAACTCCAATCCCACTCCAGCCCCAGCTTTAATCCCACTTCACGCCCACTCCAGCCTAACTCCAAACCCACTCCAGCTCCACTCTAATCCCAAATTTAATCCCACTGCAATCCCAGGTCCAATCCCAGTTTGAATCCCACTCCCATCTCAACTCCAATCCCAACTCTAAACCCACTCCAGCCCTAACTCCAGCCCCACTCCAAGCCCCAATTTAATCCAactccagccccactcccagcccACTCCAACCCCAGCTTTAACCCCACTCCAAGCTCACTCCCATCCCTCTCCCCCACTCACACATGTTGTGCTTGCGGGCGATGTAGCGCAGGATGGCGTTGCTCTGAGTCAGTTTGGTGGGGCCATCGATGAAGTAGGGCAgctggagggacagagggacatggggacagagggacatggggacaccaggacagccagacagccccagcccccccagcccctgacACCTACGTTGGGGAAGTCCAGCCCCAGCTTCTCCTTCTCATTGATCCATTGGCTCTTATCATAGTTGGGAGCTGCAAGGgaagggggggtttggggttgttgTGTCCCCCTAAAAGCCCCAAAAGAGGCTGAGGGTGGTGTGGggaccccctgagccccctcacCTTCCCCACAGCTGTAGAGTTTGTCCTCATAGGGTGTCTCGGTGTACTCCAGGAGCAGGCGGATGGCGTGGGCGAGCTGGGGCGGGGGATCAgtgagacaccccaaaaacagcccccaAACGTGAGCCTGCAGCTGCCTCACACAGGGGGAAACcgaggcacagggcagggcaaacTGCACCCCCTGCCTAGCACCCCCAGTCAGCACCCCCTGCACagggggaccccccccccccccccccccaaagcAACATCCTCCCACCCCCAAGTGCAGCAGGACCCCACAATTCATCCCAGACCACCCCCAAAAGTTCAAGGAGACCTCCCACAGCTTCCCCAAAACACCTGAGGGTCCCCACAGACCCCGCAAACACCAGAGGggctcccacagctcctcccaagGTTAGGAGGGCAGCCCAAGACCCCCCCAAAACACCAGAGGGACCCCCACGGACTCGTCAGAGCCCCCCAAGGCTCGCCCCCAAAGACTAATGAGGGAGCCTCATTAGAGCTCATTAGGAATGTGCTAATGAGGAGTGGGGGTGGAGGAGGGGCCAGAGCCGCCTCCCCCAAAACACCAGAGGGAACCCCACAACTGCCCCAAAGACACAGGAGACCCCCGAAACTCCCCACAAACCCCCAAAAGCCAGGGGAGACCCCCGGAGACCCCCACAAGCCCAAAGGGACCTCCCGCATCCCCCCACAAGATCAGTGGGACCCCCCACAGACCCCTGGCTGCCCCCTAAAGGCTCAGAggggtccccagagcccccccaaGCCAAAAGGGAACCCCAGAGCCCCCCCCAAGCCAAAAGGGaaccccagagcccccccaaGCCCCCACCCGAGTGCAGCGGAACCACCACAGCCCCCACCCCCGAAACCAGCAGGGACCCCACAAACCCCCCCGAACATCCCCGAAATACCAAAGGGACCCCCCGAAACCCCCCAAATAACCGAGGGGAACCCCGAAAACCCcttaaatccccccaaaaaccgcAGGGGCACCCCCGGAGGCGCCTTTGGGGTGCgcgcagcccctgccccgcgcggggctgtcccggggctgtcccggggCTGTCGGGTCCCCGCTCACCCCGCGGATGTCCCAGTACCCCAACACCGCCATGGCCGCGCGATCGCTGCCCCGCCCCCCCCGTGACACGGACACGCCCACATGGGGGCGGGGCGTTGGGGGCGGGGCTTAACGGGACCGGATTCCACGGGGGTCCCCCTTATCCCAGGGGTCCCTCTTATCCCGGGACTTCCCCTTATCCTGGGGCTTCCCCTTATCGGATCCCTCTTATCCCG
This region includes:
- the LOC129130311 gene encoding glutathione S-transferase Mu 1 isoform X4, with product MAVLGYWDIRGLAHAIRLLLEYTETPYEDKLYSCGEAPNYDKSQWINEKEKLGLDFPNLPYFIDGPTKLTQSNAILRYIARKHNMCGETEEEILRVDMLENQIMDFRMSLVMVCYNPDFEKLKPGYLEQLPGKLKLFSNFLGDRKWFAGEKLTFVDFLMFDVLDQNRIFEPKCLEPFKNLKDFVERFGALEKVAAYLKSSRFQKMPINNKMAKWGNKNL
- the LOC129130311 gene encoding glutathione S-transferase Mu 1 isoform X1, translated to MVVTLGYWDIRGLAHAIRLLLEYTETPYQERQYRPGPAPDYDPSDWTNEKEKLGLDFPNLPYLIDGTTKLTQSNAILRYIARKHNMCGETEEEKQRVDLLENQLMDLRMNFVRLCYSPDFEKLKPAFLEQLPKKLQELSRFLGSRPWFAGQKLTFVDFLAYDVLDQQRMFVPECPELQGNLAQFLQRFELAHAIRLLLEYTETPYEDKLYSCGEAPNYDKSQWINEKEKLGLDFPNLPYFIDGPTKLTQSNAILRYIARKHNMCGETEEEILRVDMLENQIMDFRMSLVMVCYNPDFEKLKPGYLEQLPGKLKLFSNFLGDRKWFAGEKLTFVDFLMFDVLDQNRIFEPKCLEPFKNLKDFVERFGALEKVAAYLKSSRFQKMPINNKMAKWGNKNL